A section of the marine bacterium B5-7 genome encodes:
- the ihfB gene encoding integration host factor subunit beta: protein MTKSELIDTLASKLPHLSYRDVELSVKTVLDGLINALHEKRRVEIRGFGSFSLHHRAARKGRNPKTGVNVQLDEKFVPHFKPGKALRDRVNNPDTPLHDDYAA, encoded by the coding sequence ATGACTAAATCAGAACTCATCGATACCCTAGCGAGTAAATTACCTCACTTGTCCTACCGAGACGTAGAGCTGTCGGTAAAGACAGTGCTAGACGGTTTAATTAATGCATTACATGAAAAGCGGCGCGTAGAAATTCGTGGTTTTGGTAGTTTTTCATTGCATCATCGCGCGGCCCGGAAGGGACGTAACCCTAAGACCGGTGTTAATGTGCAGCTGGACGAAAAATTTGTCCCACACTTCAAGCCGGGTAAGGCTTTGCGTGATCGTGTGAATAATCCTGATACGCCTCTACATGATGATTATGCTGCATGA